ACACACTTTTGAAACACATCAAACTCATCTCAAAACTTTATCAAGTATCAACCCATCGAATTTGccataaacaaaaatatgatGCAGACACAGCTAGTATATGCTGCCCATCCAACTTGGTTTTGCCCAATTTGTTGAGTTACACTTTGAAATAAGATTAGGAAGATAAAAAGAATCGTTTCTATAAAATCTCGCCAAAGAGCACTTGAGAAGACATCCCTTTCTATTATTCTTCTTCCCTCGATTGCTCAAAGAAATTCCGAAAAAATTATCTCACAGGGGAAATAAAGTTTAATTTGTTCCATTAGCCTCTGTTTTTAACTAAATTAGACGTTACAGTCTAATCCTAGGAAGTTGTTTGTCAAGAAATCCAATCGTACCGAGTTAAATACTCCAAAAAGCACGAACCAACAATACTTTTACGTGATTTTATAGCATTGTGAAATCTTTCCATATACTTCACTTTTCATCTCTCATATTTTACTTAtcttattgttattttttaaaattgacattattttgtttcaactaagaatttatcaaaatattttccagacAATAACAATTGTAACTGATCGTCTCAaataatatcatatatatgtaGTTTTGGATGACGCTGGCTTTGTCGTCCCACTCGGGCGGGTCTAGCTCATATATGCAGTACTGTTCGGAACTTGGGAGGGATATAAGATGAAACAACAAAGGCATCCAACGATAAACGAGGCGGAACTTTTGATTCCATTCAAACTTCTCAATCTCCAATTTCAGATTCTAGTGTACGATGCTCGTGCTTGAAACGACATTGTGGCCTGACGGCTGACGTTAAGGTTTTTCTCGATCAACTAGAAGAACACAAGCACATTAAGGCAACGGGGTTCACacaggagaaagaaagaaaaaaaaaatcgacttaggtgttgtatatatattgtcccacattggtaaaataaaacaaaatcttttaatttttaagtcaTTGTATGTATCACTGCTAATGTCGAGCTCATTAACGCGAGCTTGTAACCAAGTGGGACATTAACGTGGTTAAAAGTATGGAGGTGGTCACAGGTGGGGTGACATACAATTGGTTTATTTACCATAGCATGAGGTCTTATATGCATGCCCCCTTACCCTTGGGGTTGAAGGGCCCCCTACCCACCATGGGTGGGTTAGCTTGCTTCAACATGAGGTTAAAGTCACAACTACAGGCCACAAATCAATTGGAATATTTCATCCCGGCGTGCTACCTGGATTCCCCTGCTTACCAACaaccacttttttctttttcaatatctAGGAAATTTTCTTGATCAACCTAAGAACGCCAAACATAAcaccaaatttttcttttactcatcgtaaaactaaaaaataccaagatgtttcttcttcttctacataGCAGCATGTAAGAACGCATAATAATCTAAAGAGATGAAAGGATGAAAAAAAGACACGGAATTAAGATAGTTCGGCTTATGGCCTACATCTAtatattaaagtttttttttgttttttttgctgCATCTGTCCttgattatttgattatatataaAACTCTATTCATAGAGAAAGAGTTTGAACGTTACATGTCGATCTCTTCTACTTCAATATTAACAAAAaccatcttgtaactcttgtctcaatacgTCCCATAAACTCAACGGTAGATCACGGACATTGAGGTTTGATCTTGAATATCAAGGGGCTTGAAAAACAAATATGGTTACTATGGCCTGAATTGGAACGTCAACTCCTATAACCGAAACTTAGACTTCGGCAACTTTGGCCGACATCGGGTACTATGGCCTGAACATGGATATTGACTACTTTTTGGCCGAAATTCGGCTAAAACTATATATGGGCTGTAAATAGGCCAAACATATGCCTCTATGggcaatttttaattttttttatttttatttttcaaaaaaaatgaggtTACGGGAATATGAAGTGGGGGGATGCAACACTGATTTTGGGAGTACTTTTAGGGTATTAGGAGTACTTTTAAGTGGTGTAACAaattcatgataattttgggagactTTCTTGCTATGGCCGAATGGCCTATTTCAGTTGAATTTTGGTTCCAGCGAAGCAAACAAGGCTGGGAAAAATCTGGGTGTTTTTGACGATAGGAAAAAATTGGTGTTTTTGAGTTTATTATATTTGGTATTCACGCTGATGTGTCATCCTCTCATTGGATGGCACAAAAGGCTTGATTTGTGCGAAGAAATGCAgaaatatgttaatttttttacttgtgATGGAGCAAGTCTTTCAAAAATCTGAACTCggttctttttttaattcactCTATTAAACGACTAACATGTATTCAATATACATGAGGAATTACATCTCTGTTAGTTGCTATATGAATGAACACGAGTCTCTTTTGGAGGTCTCAattcaacaaataaaacaaGTTTAGCATGGAAACGTCACCCGCAAGTCCAAGCACTTGGGATCAGGatctcctcaattttttttaaacgtttaagatttttcaaattgtttaaTCCTAGCCATGCTTTATATCTAACGGTTTCACGTCCGAATTCACTCCCAATTCAAGAGAAAAAGCTGGACGGTGCATGTCCCACCTTGGGCAACAAATTTGGGCAACAATTACTCAACCTGGGACCCACACGTGAGAAAAAGTTATctccaaaagaacaaaaaaacgcGTGGGTTCCAcgtttaaataattatttaaatcaaataatatttttttaatatttatttataataaataattattatttcatattACTTTTCACAAcattatatacaacttttcaaacCTACAATTATTTCTaatcatttcctaccattaaaaataatatttttcaatctcaaaaattcaacccccaaacacaaattcaaacaGGAATTTAAATTCTTCTCTTCATCCAAACACATTTCTTTGCCTCGAAATccgcaaacagaataaaaatttaattcccAAACGCAccaaggtttttattttttcctttagttgaaacttatatatatatatatgagagagagagattaagaaataggaacaaactaaaagaaaattcttatataaaaaaaaagaataaaagaaaattacgaACAAAATACCAATTGGCCGGTAGCTTAATTGATTGAAAATATCTCAAAgtgtataattaaaaaatgcgATTCCGTAAGTATAAACAATATAACAAATAGAGCATATAGTATTAcagaattaaagaaaaaatgtggCAGATCGATTATGATTGAGTGCAAAGCCAAAATTTAGCACGGaagtgaaatttatttatttattttaagttgtaAACTACGATTCCATAAACCTTAGAcacctaaaacaataaaaataatcgAACAATAAAATGTTATCATAATGCAATCTAATACTATTAGAATTACACaaacttctttcttttcttcttcttcttcttctttttttttttttaattaaaacttttATAGAACAATCTCAATCCAAATACAAACCCTCCAGTAAATACTGGATGCACACTCTTCCTAAACAGGAAGAACTACACAATCAAACAGCATACTCCCTAAACAGGAAGAACTACACAATCAAACAGCACACTAACTAAACAGGAAGAAACTACACAATTAAAACATCACAACAAACCAACCGAACAACATTAAAACATAGACTAAATGTTCCAAAGAGAACCTAAATTTACATTGAGAGATGTCTTCTTTAACCGCCCCTTGTACAAGATCCTCACCTTACTTTCCATTTGATCTGAGAAGCTAAATTACacaaacttcaatttttttatgctACTGAGATAATAGAGCATATAGTCTGTCCAAGAGTGAGCACCAGCAAGATAATAGCACCTACGGTAGCTATAGTCCTCCAAGGATTACCAAAATGATCACGTCTCAAGGCAACCTTCCAACTATGCCAAGGACGCTCATAGAATAGATTCAAACATTGACAAAAATGACAATAATCACTGTTCATGTCTACAAGCAAAATACCTTTGTTGAGATTGTTGACCATAGTTGCCACTGCATTGCTGTCGCCTAAATTATTAACCAAGATCTTCTTTTGCACCAGTAAATCCACATCTTTGGTAGTGTCAATAAGGAAATCCAACATGCGAATATAATCGGAAACATAACTTTCCCAACGATAGTTAAATTGCTCCAAGACCATGATGTTTCGAAATAAACACTCTGTAGAATTATCTACTTGAAGACGTGGTATTTCCAGCCCTCCATTTGTTAATTTTAAGTCAAATAAGCATTTGCTTGAACTTACCTTAAACTTCAATCCTGCCTCGTGCAATTGGCTCGCAGTGTACAAATGCATAACACTGTCACCAAGTCTACCTGGTAGCCTATGGGGTAGAAAAAAGGTTCTTAACAAATCAACGAAGTGcattattttcaaattgggATCGAGAGGCATATTCTGAGAGTTGTAATCTGcaaaaattttaaaggtaagcTGGACGAAGGAAGGGTAGTTTGAATGAGATTTAAATGCAAGGTTGTATAATGTCTGAATAATAAAGaaaggaagttgattttcaagcAACAAGAAGTCATCCATCAACTGTGACTTTAATATAAAAGCCTCGCTTCTATGCTCCCATTCTGCAGGCTTGAACAAGATCAGGAAAAACACAATAATGAAGCTTGCATCCAGTACGATCATTTTTAGATAATTATGGTTGTCAAGTTCGCTAGTCCCTGCATAACAACCACGAATGTTAACTGCGCTATCACTTACTGCTCCTACTAATTCCTCCACGCTTACCTGAGCCTTTTCCACAAACATCTtgaaaaatttcattttaagcTTTTGCATGTTTATCAATGTTTCATTggcaagaaaatgaaaaggccCTATTGATACATACTTAGGAGTGTAGGCCTTTTCATTCAATTCGCGAATATCACGTGGAACCCTGAAGATACCAAATCCATCTAAGGGATGGAAGGGAGGCTCAGACATTTCTAGCAAATGTTTGAGATCAATTATTAAGGCCCCTTTCTCTTGGTCTTGACTTTCTGCAATTGCTGAGTCTATGCGTGAAAGCGCTCTGTTTTGAAGTTcaattgatccgattgaagcatTTGCTTCGACTTGAATTTCTGCACTTGTTGATGCTGCCATCTAGCAACTTGTTTCTTAAATTTCCTAATGACAAAGACAAGGGTCACTAGCATTAAGAACATCGGAGGATATAGTTCCCATTATGCTGCACAATCTAGATttgactgtttctttttttagttctaagtttcttttaaatccttgatatatatatatatatatataccactaTACCagcagagagggagagattatTTCCactagtgattttttttttttacaaaaaaaaaaaaaaaaaaaaaaaaaaaaaaaaaaaaagaagaagaagaaggagaagtggAGGGTTTTCACCTGAGTGTAAGAAACTTAGAAAGCGAGACACGGACCTTGAGCTCCTGCGCGCAAAAGAAATGTAGATCTGCTGTGTGGCTCTCAAACAACAGAGGCTAGCTTGGAttatatagaaaaagaataaattgcAAATTTGCAAAAGAAAGGATCCGGATAATAAGTGTGTGAAGTACTGTTTGTCTGAAGAAGAAGGTTCATTGAAATTCCTTTCTTTGAAGGAGGGAACTGAGAAGTTGCATAGTGGGTACGCAGTAGCCGGGACGGCGGGACAGAGTGCTCTCTGTTTCCTCTGAAACTTGGAATCAAACAAACAGTTTGACTTGTTGACCGCCAGAAGGAGTTTCCTCGGAGCTACTCTAGTGCACGGGAGTCGCACGTCAAGGGGCTTTTCCATGATGAATTCGTTAACTTTCTTCTTAGAATGATAGAGGTGTGATATGGACGAGAATTGCTTGCCAAACACGTCCATATCACACCTCTATCATTCTAAGAAGAAAGTTAACGAATTCATCATGGAAAAGCCCCTTGACGTGCGAATCCCGTGCACTAGAGAAGCTCCGAGGAAACTCCTTCTGGCCTGTTTGTTTGATTCCAATTCAGAGGAAACAGAGAGCACTCGGTCCGGCCGGCCGGCTACTGCGTACACACAATGCAACTTCCCAGTTCCCTCCTTCAAAGAAaggaatttcttttctttcaccataaaatTATCGGCCccaaaataacgaatttttagTTAAAACGTTTTGAGTGGAAACTCTCTTATCTCAATAATAGAAGGTCCATCTAGAAAGCAATCTTattaattttgttgatttttagtTGACAGACTTACTAGTAATTCGGGTAGACAATATAAAAGAGTTTATATTAActttagagaaaatttcatttAATCATCTTGAATTGTCGCTGCTTTtgcaattattttaataaactttaaaaactcttaatttattgtatctatctttcaatttcaccccTCCAAtaagattttccgttaaatcatgtaaaattttcaaaataccccagttttttcttttttttaaaaaaaaaattatatatatatacaaaaaaaaacaaaacaaagattcaagtgtggatatttttgtaaatttcgttaaatcctgaccaacgcataaattttggaaattttgacacccctccatcaggatttaacagaaaattctaactgagtgataaaattgaaaaaataaaaaaatgtatacactaaattgagagtttttgaaacTTAGGTGAGTAATTACAAATGCAATGAAAGTTCAAATAAATTAAGTGAAATTTCCCCCAAAACTTATTTGTCCCGATAAATTTCAAACCAATCGTTAAGAGTACTTGCAGCAGTTTTCCTTAAACTTTTACTCGATTTAAGGAACTAaactacttttttcttttctctttaaatgTACTTCACAATAGcttcatttatcttttccctataccatttaaatattatataaattaaatagtatgagaaagagagaaaaaaaaaaaaatcatttaaatattgtttcaaataaatgctagatgaaagataaagaaataagagtaatgtttcatGTACAACAAATatacacactttgtacaacaaCACTGAAgtggaaatgatttttttttttttttttaaaaaaaaaaaaaacattgaggATTTATTCAAGACATTAAtttaggttttgattttgaGGATTTTAATggactctatttttttttttttttttggtgaatgaAAAATTCTTGTGTGAAGGAGGATTTGCTGATTTGAAGGTTCTGGACGGAACGAGAGAGGGGAAGAGTGTGAGAGTGCGAGAGTACGAGATCTCGCCATCTCTGTCTCGTCGCCTTTCTCTCCTGTGACTTCGTCGTTTTCACGGTCAGTTTCGGTGGAGAGGAAAATGCGATGAAGTCGGGATGGGTGGAGGATTTTCTGGAGTTTCCAGCGGACTACTCCACCCTTATTCCCTCAAAGGAACAGCTGGCCAATTTCCCAAGGTCgattttcaaagaagaaaacgaaataaaaacaaataaataaataagacacGTGGCTTATTTAAAACCTTAGATTTCTTTGTAAACATCATCACCATTAACCGGCTTCTCTTCAGTTTAAGTGAACTGGAGAAGATTTGGATCCTAGAAGGGATGAAGAAAAGTGTAACGTGATTTTCAATTAactttttattctcttaaagttgatatggcttttaaaatcattattagatcaaaatttaatagtaattcatcctaaattcaatgataattttaagatccactcggagaattttattttattttattttttaaaaaaaaggaccaATATCCCTAGCATTTGATGTTATAATTTATTCCCCATTAATTATTCCTTCTGTTTCCGAGTTTCGTTATCTAATTATCAATTATGTTATTGAAAACCCTAGCCGCATAAAGAGAGAGGAGCTAGAGAGAGAGCGTGCAAAAGGGGCTTGTGGTTAAGGAGGAGGGAGGTACTATGCCTTCCTCCTCCCATCCCATTGGTGCTTCCCTCTTAGTAGGCTTTTTGTCTTCTCCTTGGTTTAGATCCAGTGgtacttttgttttctcttagtCTTTATATGGTTATGgagctttgtgttttttcttgtttggtttctTCAGGTAGGAAGGCTAACACTAGAAGTCCCGTAGGGAAGCGGCTTTTCCGTCCAAGTCGCCAGTGAAATCTTGGTTGTGCCATCTTTTTGTACATTTACTTAGTTTCTCCTGACGTCGGCTCTGTGTTGGATGCTTTctgtattgttttttatttgctttttaaGAGTAGTTCTTGAAAGTCTATTTGTTAAATTTGCAAATATTATTGGACTTTTACGGCTTGTTAGCTAGATTagctttcttttatttgttaaatgTGCTTTATTGTTAGAGAATGGCTCAAAAGTTAGTTCCTgtaatgtttgttttatttgtaaGCAGAACCCAAGTCAGATTTTTCTGACTTAATGTGTAGGGTGTCGTTGTGCCTCTATTCACTGTATTTGCCCTAAAGCCTCTTCTGATTTATGCATGGTAGCGTCGGttactttgttaaaaaaaataaaaataaaaaatattatcaattatGTTGtagtttatattatatataataataatattatccatctaaaataagaattttactattctattattttataaatcgGGCTAGCAACACATCAGAATTTAGTGTAAACTTATAGGAGTAAAATGCTCCAAGTTTGATGCTCAAAAGAAGAGCTATGATAATATATTATAGAAGTCAGGGAAGAAAATCCAGGCGAAATCATAATAGTTCGCATATGCTAGCCTCACCTATTTGCTATTCGCTTTTCACTATTTGCGATGTGGATAGCGGTTTTTGGGAATGCAAATTTGGTTATTAACCGTGTACACATActctttatattttaattgatgaaattcactaaaacgacgtcTTTTTTGTGCTACCTCATATGTGTATAGcgattttttaatatttttttctttaccaACTATAAATAGATGCTACTGAGAGCTAAATACtgtataaaatgaaaaaatcatgacaaaatgATTAGCAAGTGTGATATGAATAATAGTGTTCAACtatagataatattttttttgtatttactaAATGTAAGAATTACAAGTTTGAGGTCCAAAACGTCTATTATTTCATATGTGAAttgcggataataaccgcatttaataaccacacaaatacaaataataatcaTACGATGCGAATAcagataattaaaaataataaccacATTATGCATATAGGGAAATATAAAAAGGGGATTATAAAAAGGggaaaaagtgatgaaaaaaagaataaaataagagtaaagaaaaatatttaattgatattagaaaatataagagaatctattatgaaatattttttcctataaGAAAGcataaagtaattttattccttaaatttaagaaaaatggtttGGTATCTATTACAAGTACTCTAACTCCTACTACTTGCACTTCATAATGGTTAggaaacatttttctttttctaagcaATAACAGGGAAGggatgattaaaaaataaataaataactcgACAACCCTACAGTATGCTCCAACACAACCAAATCTATtcgaaaaaacagaaaataatagAGGATGTGGCAAATGAATTACATGACCCTATGAATAGGCTGCTAGTTAAGGCAGTAAGCTTTGAACCAGAAATTGCACAAGCAAGAGGCACGAACCTTAAAAGATCCATCAACCCTTCGTGAACCCTACAACAACACGGATGAAGGTCGGAACGAAGGCAACAATGGGAGGCACTAACACGGTGTCCGAAGCAAAAGTATTATCTACAATATCAAAGTTCAAACCACATAAGTTTAGGGAGATATAAACCCGTCAGTCGGCATCCACTTACGTGTTGTATGTTCTCCCACATtgactaaataaattaaaatctttttatttttaaggcaTTGCATGTATCACAACTAATGCCAAGCTCACTAACGCGAGCTTGTAACCAAAGGGGACATTAACATGGTTGAAAGTATGGAGGTAGTCACAGGTTGTGGGTGACATGCAATTGGTTTATTCACCATAGCATGAGATCTTATATGCATGCCTCCTACCCTTGTGGTTTAAGGGCCCCCCAGCCACTTTGGGTGGGTAGCTAGCTTGCTCCAAACATGAAGTTACAATACAGCTACAGGCCACAATCAATTGCGTATTCATCCCAGCATGTTGCCTAGGTTCTCCTGCTTACCAACAaccacttctttttctttttttgttttcaataacaCTAGAAAATTGTGAAATCATAaccaaatttttcttcttcaactgAGCAGCAGAGGAAGGAGAACACGCTTTTGTTTTCATCAAGGTgaagttttcttcttgttttatttaggtttttATGCTTTAAATCAAAGGAGGAAGGAATGAAGCAATGGGAGAATTTTTTTAGCTATTTCTTGTCTAGCCGATTTTGGTGTTGggattttggtaattttgggTTCAAAATTTTGTGAGTTTTGTCCAGATTTTGTGAGTTATGGCTGAATGGCCTATTTCAGTTCAATTTGGGTCCTAGCGAAGCAAATTAAGAAGGCTAGGAAAAATCTCCAATTTCAGATTCTAGTGTACGATGCTCGTGCCTGAACCGACATTGAGGCCTGACGGCGGCTGACGTGAAGGTTTTTCTCGATCAACAAGAAGAACACAAAATTAAGCACATTAAGGCAACGGGGTTCACactggaga
The sequence above is drawn from the Alnus glutinosa chromosome 11, dhAlnGlut1.1, whole genome shotgun sequence genome and encodes:
- the LOC133882686 gene encoding UPF0481 protein At3g47200-like, translating into MAASTSAEIQVEANASIGSIELQNRALSRIDSAIAESQDQEKGALIIDLKHLLEMSEPPFHPLDGFGIFRVPRDIRELNEKAYTPKYVSIGPFHFLANETLINMQKLKMKFFKMFVEKAQVSVEELVGAVSDSAVNIRGCYAGTSELDNHNYLKMIVLDASFIIVFFLILFKPAEWEHRSEAFILKSQLMDDFLLLENQLPFFIIQTLYNLAFKSHSNYPSFVQLTFKIFADYNSQNMPLDPNLKIMHFVDLLRTFFLPHRLPGRLGDSVMHLYTASQLHEAGLKFKVSSSKCLFDLKLTNGGLEIPRLQVDNSTECLFRNIMVLEQFNYRWESYVSDYIRMLDFLIDTTKDVDLLVQKKILVNNLGDSNAVATMVNNLNKGILLVDMNSDYCHFCQCLNLFYERPWHSWKVALRRDHFGNPWRTIATVGAIILLVLTLGQTICSIISVA